A section of the Engraulis encrasicolus isolate BLACKSEA-1 chromosome 8, IST_EnEncr_1.0, whole genome shotgun sequence genome encodes:
- the LOC134454771 gene encoding uncharacterized protein LOC134454771 produces the protein MAADTGVRTEMDELQRRANQVTDESLEITRNMKLLLEESKDAGIRTLVMLDEQGEQLDRIEEGMDQINQDMREAERNLTDMAKCCGLCIWPCAKLKDFEASGAYKKVWGNSQDGVVSNQPSSRVVDDRERMVMSGGYIRRVTNDAREDEMEENLAQVGSILGNLRSMALDMGNEIDTQNVQIERTQQKAVVNESRINEANQRAHKLIKNSSCGQWATGVVVMSGGYPYVRAGRGGAGGVRFKRRKSRFSFEEVQLMLSEVKRHRHILVGKFNSGVASDIKKRTWAAITARINEISECQREILEIIKKWSDLKCDTKRKVAAMRASGATSARIARDLSPIESMVHQILQMPVNYSTASTAAALDDDGDEDFPMMPPMPRRQAAPTTTTRSPRRLLPGPPPPAPAPVLALAPPGPPQPPRSSPPSTKNELGLPTDMMYTRNSPHPLTDFQFESPDMEDSLLKYDDGHIGSERSHPSSFLDPPPPPMPPPPRSDTSSSSHRGFNGSSMNSSSPAPPPPPISSSMPMASTQAGGAVGLEGGAGGGGGGGSSSGLLGEQLAQSASLSLQEQQAATALMGSISRSLEVMSESVQQLVETQQAFARDSLQMQRDALHVLRDFTSGALALLQDKLNGRPLLQ, from the exons ATGGCCGCCGACACAGGCGTCAGAACGGAGATGGACGAGCTGCAGAGGAGAGCCAATCAGGTCACAGATGAG TCGCTGGAGATCACTCGCAACATGAAGCTGCTTCTGGAGGAG AGTAAAGATGCGGGGATACGGACACTGGTCATGCTGGACGAACAAGGAG agCAACTGGACCGCATAGAGGAGGGCATGGACCAGATAAACCAGGACATGCGGGAGGCCGAGAGGAACCTGACAGACATGGCCAAGTGCTGCGGCCTCTGCATCTGGCCCTGCGCTAA ACTGAAGGACTTTGAGGCCAGCGGGGCGTATAAGAAGGTGTGGGGCAACAGCCAGGATGGAGTGGTGTCTAATCAGCCATCATCGCGTGTCGTCGACGACCGGGAACGAATGGTCATGAGTGGAGGTTACATACGGAG GGTGACAAATGATGCTCGGGAGGACGAGATGGAGGAGAACCTGGCTCAGGTGGGCAGTATCCTAGGCAACCTGCGGAGCATGGCGCTAGACATGGGCAACGAGATTGACACGCAGAACGTCCAGATCGAACGCACACAGCAGAAG GCTGTTGTCAATGAATCACGTATCAATGAGGCCAATCAGCGCGCCCACAAGCTCATCAAGAA CAGCAGCTGTGGGCAG TGGGCAACGGGAGTGGTCGTAATGTCCGGGGGGTACCCGTATGTGCGCGCAGGGAGGGGAGGCGCAGGAGGGGTGCGCTTCAAGAGGAGGAAGTCTCGCTTCTCCTTCGAGGAGGTGCAGCTCATGCTGAGTGAGGtcaagagacacagacacatcctCGTAG GCAAGTTCAACTCGGGTGTGGCGTCGGACATCAAGAAGAGGACCTGGGCAGCCATCACAGCACGCATCAATGAGATCAGCGAGTGCCAGCGCGAGATCCTGGAGATCATCAAGAAGTGGTCCGACCTCAAGTGTGACACCAAGCGCAAG gtggctgccatgCGTGCCTCGGGTGCCACCTCTGCCCGCATCGCCCGCGACCTCTCGCCCATCGAGTCCATGGTGCACCAGATCCTGCAGATGCCTGTCAACTACAGCACCGCGTCCACCGCAGCAGCGTTGGACGATGATGGGGACGAGGATTTTCCCATGATGCCCCCCATGCCACGGCGCCAggctgcccccaccaccaccaccaggagcCCCAGGAGGCTGCTGCCGGGGCCACCCCCACCCGCACCTGCGCCCGTGCTCGCGCTCGCGCCACCTGGCCCTCCTCAGCCTCCGCGCTCCAGCCCGCCCAGCACCAAGAACGAGTTGGGCCTGCCCACCGACATGATGTATACCC gTAACTCCCCACACCCTCTGACTGACTTCCAGTTCGAGTCTCCAGACATGGAAG ataGCCTGCTGAAGTATGACGACGGGCACATAGGCAGTGAGCGTAGCCACCCCTCCTCGTTCCTGGACCCGCCTCCTCCCCCAATGCCCCCGCCACCTCGCTctgacacctcctcctcctcccaccgaGGCTTCAATGGCTCCTCCATGAACTCCTCTTCCCccgcacctccccctccccccatcagcTCCAGCATGCCCATGGCTTCCACCCAGGCAGGAGGCGCTGTTGGCTTAG AaggaggcgcaggaggaggaggaggaggcggtagCAGCAGTGGGCTCCTCGGGGAGCAGCTGGCCCAGAGCGCCTCCCTGAGCCTGCAGGAGCAGCAGGCGGCCACGGCCCTCATGGGCTCCATCTCGCGCTCGCTGGAGGTCATGTCCGAGTCGGTGCAGCAGCTGGTGGAGACGCAGCAGGCCTTTGCGCGCGACTCGCTGCAGATGCAGAGGGACGCGCTGCACGTGCTGCGGGATTTCACCAGCGGGGCGCTCGCACTGCTGCAGGACAAGCTCAACGGACGTCCGCTACTACAGTAG